A genomic region of Sphingobium sp. HWE2-09 contains the following coding sequences:
- the sufB gene encoding Fe-S cluster assembly protein SufB, translating to MTEQATTVRNQEAQEAADRASTYEHGWSSAIEQDFAPKGLNEDTVRFISAKKKEPQWLLDWRLKAFAMWKTMTPPDWAKLNVPPIDYQDAYYYAEPKKKVELDSLDEVDPEILATYKKLGIPIAEQEVLAGVKGSRRVAVDAVFNSVSVATTFRKELEEAGVIFRSISEAVREYPDLIRKWLGKIVPMHDNYFATLNCAVFSDGTFVYIPKGVRCPMELSTYFRINAENTGQFERTLIVADEGSYVSYLEGCTAPMRDENQLHAAVVELVALDDAEIKYSTVQNWYPGDAEGKGGIYNFVTKRALCQGRNSKVSWTQVETGSAITWKYPSCVLNGENSVGEFYSVALTNNRQQADTGTKMIHNGKGSRSTIVSKGISAGRSNNTYRGLVRVAPGAEGVRNFTQCDSLLLGDQCGAHTVPYIEVRNPSAQIEHEATTSKISDDQLFYAMQRGLDAESAVSLIVNGFAREVLQQLPMEFAVEAQKLLGISLEGSVG from the coding sequence ATGACCGAACAAGCAACCACCGTTCGCAACCAGGAAGCGCAGGAGGCGGCCGATCGCGCCTCCACCTACGAACATGGCTGGTCGTCGGCGATCGAGCAGGATTTCGCGCCCAAGGGGCTGAACGAGGATACGGTCCGCTTCATTTCCGCCAAGAAGAAGGAGCCGCAATGGCTGCTCGATTGGCGGTTGAAGGCGTTTGCGATGTGGAAGACGATGACGCCGCCGGACTGGGCGAAGCTGAACGTCCCGCCGATCGATTATCAGGACGCCTATTATTACGCCGAGCCGAAGAAGAAGGTGGAGCTGGATTCGCTCGATGAGGTCGATCCGGAGATATTGGCGACGTACAAGAAGCTGGGCATCCCCATCGCAGAGCAGGAAGTGCTGGCCGGGGTGAAGGGATCGCGCCGGGTTGCGGTGGACGCGGTGTTCAATTCGGTCTCCGTCGCCACGACTTTTCGCAAGGAGTTGGAGGAGGCGGGGGTCATCTTCCGCTCGATCAGCGAAGCGGTGCGGGAGTATCCCGACCTGATCCGCAAGTGGCTGGGCAAGATCGTGCCGATGCACGACAATTATTTCGCGACGTTGAACTGCGCGGTCTTTTCGGACGGGACGTTCGTTTACATCCCCAAGGGCGTGCGCTGCCCGATGGAGTTGAGCACCTATTTCCGGATCAATGCGGAGAATACCGGGCAGTTCGAGCGGACGTTGATCGTCGCGGACGAAGGATCTTACGTCTCCTATCTGGAGGGCTGCACCGCGCCGATGCGCGACGAGAATCAGTTGCACGCCGCGGTGGTGGAACTGGTCGCGCTGGATGATGCGGAGATCAAATATTCGACCGTGCAGAACTGGTATCCCGGTGATGCGGAGGGCAAGGGCGGCATCTATAATTTCGTGACCAAGCGCGCGCTATGCCAGGGTCGCAACTCCAAGGTTTCTTGGACGCAGGTGGAAACCGGGTCCGCGATCACGTGGAAATATCCGTCCTGCGTGCTGAACGGCGAGAATAGCGTGGGCGAGTTTTACTCGGTCGCGCTGACCAACAATCGCCAGCAGGCCGACACCGGGACCAAGATGATCCATAACGGCAAGGGGTCGCGATCGACCATCGTGTCGAAGGGGATTTCGGCCGGGCGGTCGAACAACACCTATCGCGGGCTGGTGCGCGTGGCGCCGGGCGCGGAGGGGGTGCGCAACTTCACCCAGTGCGATTCGCTGCTGCTGGGCGACCAGTGCGGCGCGCATACTGTGCCGTACATTGAGGTGCGTAATCCCAGCGCGCAGATCGAGCATGAGGCGACGACGAGCAAGATCAGCGACGACCAGCTCTTCTATGCGATGCAGCGCGGGCTGGATGCGGAAAGCGCGGTGTCGCTGATCGTGAACGGGTTTGCGCGGGAGGTGTTGCAGCAGCTGCCGATGGAGTTTGCGGTCGAGGCGCAGAAGCTGCTGGGGATTTCGCTTGAAGGCAGTGTGGGGTGA
- a CDS encoding endonuclease domain-containing protein, translated as MIDKGQPMDSPPLQGRGRGWGLSVRQLSTMRDRAQTMRRDPTEPEKRLWRALSGSKLGGYKFRRQAVIGYAVADFLCSQKAVIVEIDGDTHVDGSDIERDCRLSELGYHVIRFGNDDVITNLEGVCARLLAILDAAPDRWHSPHPNPSPEGEGLQTTRDFTE; from the coding sequence GTGATCGACAAGGGGCAACCCATGGACTCCCCTCCCCTTCAGGGGAGGGGCCGGGGGTGGGGGCTGTCGGTGCGGCAGCTTTCTACAATGCGGGATCGCGCGCAAACGATGCGGCGTGATCCGACCGAGCCGGAGAAGCGGCTTTGGCGCGCGCTGTCGGGGTCTAAATTGGGTGGCTATAAATTTCGGCGACAGGCTGTCATTGGTTATGCCGTCGCTGATTTTCTCTGCTCGCAAAAAGCCGTCATCGTTGAAATCGACGGCGATACGCATGTGGATGGTTCGGATATCGAGCGTGATTGTCGGCTGAGCGAGCTGGGCTATCATGTCATCCGCTTCGGGAATGACGACGTGATCACGAATTTGGAAGGTGTCTGCGCGAGGTTGCTGGCTATTTTAGATGCCGCGCCAGATCGCTGGCACAGTCCCCACCCCAACCCCTCCCCTGAAGGGGAGGGGCTTCAGACAACAAGAGACTTTACCGAATGA
- a CDS encoding PilZ domain-containing protein, translating to MDYPQRAKRANVFMDAHLNLGEPLSAAQVVRIRDISEGGARIQGRSPGIGARIVVTRGETAMPGRVVWTADRHFGVAFDEPVDVDAVLKAASPKSPAKPVYAAALTSGLAHFQRAAPRGRPASATFGLRLAPTP from the coding sequence ATGGACTACCCCCAACGCGCCAAGCGCGCCAACGTCTTCATGGATGCCCATCTCAACCTGGGCGAACCGCTGTCCGCCGCGCAAGTCGTGCGCATTCGCGACATTTCCGAAGGCGGCGCCCGCATTCAGGGCCGATCGCCCGGCATCGGCGCCCGCATCGTCGTGACGCGCGGCGAAACCGCCATGCCCGGCCGCGTCGTATGGACCGCCGATCGTCATTTCGGCGTCGCCTTCGATGAACCGGTGGACGTCGATGCGGTGTTGAAGGCCGCCAGCCCCAAATCGCCCGCCAAGCCCGTCTATGCCGCCGCCCTCACCTCCGGACTGGCGCATTTCCAGCGGGCTGCCCCGCGCGGCCGACCCGCATCCGCAACCTTCGGTCTACGGCTGGCGCCTACGCCCTGA
- a CDS encoding RrF2 family transcriptional regulator — protein sequence MKLSSFADYAVVMMSAAARHCGAAKMNATTLSAETGIPLPTAQKLVSRLSAAGLLESSRGTGGGVRLSRPPAMITLADVVEAVEGPIAMTACNELGAHDCNLETDCRIRPHMNVANEAIRSALAGVTIASLSREMA from the coding sequence ATGAAATTATCGAGCTTCGCCGATTATGCGGTCGTCATGATGTCCGCCGCCGCGCGTCATTGCGGGGCGGCGAAGATGAATGCGACCACGCTGAGCGCCGAAACCGGCATTCCGCTGCCCACCGCGCAGAAGCTGGTGAGTCGCTTGTCGGCGGCGGGGCTGCTCGAATCGAGCCGGGGCACTGGTGGTGGGGTGCGGCTGTCGCGCCCGCCTGCGATGATCACGCTGGCCGATGTGGTCGAGGCGGTCGAAGGGCCGATCGCCATGACCGCATGCAACGAACTGGGCGCGCATGATTGCAACCTGGAAACCGATTGCCGCATCCGCCCGCATATGAATGTGGCCAATGAAGCGATCCGATCCGCCCTGGCCGGCGTGACGATCGCCAGCCTGAGTAGAGAAATGGCATGA
- a CDS encoding peptide chain release factor 3: protein MTIPSRRTFAIISHPDAGKTTLTEKLLLEGGAIHLAGEVKARGQNRRARSDWMKIEQQRGISVTLSVMTFERTRDGETITFNLLDTPGHEDFSEDTYRTLTAVDSAVMVIDAAKGIEPQTRKLFEVCRLRNVPIITFVNKVDREGRETFGLLDEVADQLQLDVCPMSWPVGMGGEFEGIYDFATNRLMQPTGPSKEFDGTRHQFTGLDDPKLADYLTPRALEKLREEAELSQGGYAEFNLDRYRAGDLTPVYFGSALKLFGVTELIDALGQHAPPPRAQPAEPAAIEPENSEVTGFIFKVQANMDPMHRDRIAFMRLVSGKFKRGMKLTPSGSGKALAVHSPILFFAQDRELADEAFPGDIIGIPNHGALRVGDTLSEKPGLRFTGLPNFAPEILRRVQLKDPTKTKQLRKALDDLSEEGVIQVFYPEIGSNWIVGVVGQLQLEVLISRLEAEYKVAAGLEQSPFDTARWISGDDAAVKELVGYNVSNMAKDRDGNLVFMAKSAWDIGYQQERHPKVKFSATKER, encoded by the coding sequence ATGACCATCCCATCCCGCCGCACCTTCGCGATCATTTCCCACCCCGACGCGGGCAAGACCACGCTCACCGAAAAGCTGCTGCTGGAAGGCGGCGCCATCCACCTTGCCGGTGAAGTGAAAGCGCGCGGGCAAAACCGCCGCGCCCGCTCCGACTGGATGAAGATCGAGCAGCAGCGCGGCATTTCCGTCACCTTGTCGGTCATGACGTTCGAACGCACCCGCGATGGCGAAACCATCACCTTCAACCTGCTCGACACGCCGGGCCACGAAGATTTCAGCGAAGACACTTATCGCACCCTGACCGCGGTCGACTCCGCCGTCATGGTGATCGACGCGGCCAAGGGCATCGAGCCGCAGACCCGCAAGCTGTTCGAAGTCTGCCGCCTGCGCAACGTCCCCATCATCACCTTCGTCAACAAGGTCGATCGCGAGGGCCGCGAAACCTTCGGCCTGCTCGATGAAGTCGCCGACCAGCTGCAACTCGACGTCTGCCCGATGAGCTGGCCCGTCGGCATGGGCGGCGAGTTCGAGGGGATTTACGACTTCGCCACCAACCGCCTGATGCAGCCCACCGGCCCGTCCAAGGAATTCGACGGCACCCGCCACCAGTTCACCGGCCTGGACGACCCGAAACTCGCCGATTATCTCACCCCCCGCGCGCTGGAAAAATTGCGCGAGGAAGCCGAACTGTCACAGGGCGGCTATGCCGAATTCAACCTCGACCGCTATCGCGCGGGCGACCTGACCCCGGTCTATTTTGGCTCCGCGCTCAAGCTGTTCGGCGTCACCGAACTGATCGACGCGCTCGGCCAGCACGCCCCGCCGCCCCGCGCCCAGCCCGCCGAACCCGCCGCGATCGAACCGGAAAACAGCGAAGTCACCGGCTTCATCTTCAAGGTGCAGGCCAATATGGACCCGATGCACCGCGACCGCATCGCCTTCATGCGGCTCGTCTCGGGCAAGTTCAAACGCGGCATGAAGCTGACGCCATCAGGCTCCGGCAAAGCGCTCGCCGTCCACTCCCCCATCCTCTTCTTCGCGCAGGACCGCGAACTGGCGGACGAAGCCTTCCCCGGCGACATCATCGGCATCCCCAATCATGGCGCGCTGCGCGTGGGCGATACGCTCAGCGAAAAGCCCGGCCTCCGCTTCACCGGCCTGCCCAATTTCGCCCCCGAAATCCTGCGCCGCGTGCAACTTAAAGACCCGACCAAGACCAAGCAGCTGCGCAAGGCGCTGGACGACCTCAGCGAAGAGGGCGTCATCCAGGTCTTCTACCCCGAAATCGGCAGCAACTGGATCGTCGGCGTCGTCGGCCAGCTTCAGCTCGAAGTGCTGATCTCCCGCCTGGAGGCCGAATATAAGGTCGCAGCGGGCCTCGAACAGTCGCCCTTCGACACCGCCCGCTGGATCAGCGGCGACGACGCAGCGGTCAAGGAACTGGTCGGTTATAATGTCAGCAACATGGCCAAGGACCGCGACGGCAACCTCGTCTTCATGGCCAAAAGCGCCTGGGACATCGGCTACCAGCAGGAACGCCACCCCAAGGTGAAGTTCAGCGCCACCAAGGAACGCTAA
- the metW gene encoding methionine biosynthesis protein MetW: protein MSGALRPDLALIARTVRRGARVLDVGCGDGALMAALRDNSQVDARGLEIDGSNVAAAVGRGLSVVQGDADTDLGYYPDASFDYAILSQTLQTTRRPDLVVEELLRIGGQAFVSFPNFAHWRGRISLLWGGRMPVTRLLPDTWYDTLNIHHVTVDDFRALVKERGWTIDGQWFLKGDRETTHANANMFAEHAVFLLRK from the coding sequence ATGAGCGGGGCGTTGCGGCCGGACCTGGCGCTGATCGCGCGGACGGTGCGGCGGGGGGCGCGGGTGCTGGACGTGGGCTGCGGCGATGGCGCGCTGATGGCGGCGTTGCGGGATAACAGTCAGGTGGATGCGCGCGGGCTGGAGATCGATGGATCGAACGTCGCGGCCGCCGTGGGACGCGGGCTGTCGGTGGTGCAGGGCGATGCGGACACCGACCTTGGCTATTATCCCGACGCCAGTTTCGATTATGCGATCCTCAGCCAGACGTTGCAGACGACGCGGCGGCCCGACCTGGTGGTGGAGGAATTGCTGCGCATCGGCGGGCAGGCCTTCGTGTCCTTCCCTAATTTCGCCCATTGGCGTGGGCGGATTTCGCTGCTGTGGGGCGGGCGGATGCCGGTGACGCGGCTGTTGCCGGATACCTGGTACGATACGCTCAACATCCACCATGTCACGGTGGATGATTTCCGCGCGCTGGTGAAGGAGCGCGGCTGGACGATCGACGGGCAATGGTTCCTGAAGGGGGACCGGGAAACCACCCATGCCAACGCCAATATGTTCGCGGAACATGCCGTGTTCCTGCTCCGCAAATAG
- the sufC gene encoding Fe-S cluster assembly ATPase SufC, producing the protein MLNIDQLTNDIDGKAILKGLSLTINAGEIHAIMGPNGAGKSTLAYTLGGRPGYDVTGGSATFDGADLFDMEPHARAAAGLFLGFQYPVEIPGVSNLQFLRESLNAQKRARGEKELNGGEFIRLAKEKAGLLGLDMEMLKRPVNVGFSGGEKKRAEMVQMGILDPKLAILDETDSGLDIDALKIVGAGINAIMRRPDKAVLLITHYQRLLDYVKPDYVHVLAGGRIVKSGGPELALELEREGYAEVVAA; encoded by the coding sequence ATGCTTAACATCGACCAACTGACCAACGACATTGACGGCAAGGCGATCCTGAAGGGATTGTCGCTGACCATCAACGCGGGCGAAATCCATGCGATCATGGGGCCGAACGGCGCAGGCAAATCGACGCTGGCCTATACGCTGGGCGGGCGGCCGGGTTATGATGTGACGGGCGGCAGCGCGACGTTCGACGGCGCGGACCTGTTCGACATGGAGCCGCATGCGCGGGCGGCGGCGGGGCTGTTTCTGGGCTTCCAATATCCGGTCGAGATTCCCGGCGTGTCCAACCTGCAATTTCTGCGCGAGAGCCTGAATGCGCAGAAGCGGGCGCGGGGCGAGAAGGAACTCAATGGCGGCGAGTTCATCCGCCTGGCCAAGGAAAAGGCCGGGCTGCTGGGCCTCGACATGGAAATGCTCAAGCGGCCGGTGAATGTCGGCTTTTCGGGTGGCGAGAAGAAGCGCGCGGAAATGGTGCAGATGGGGATTCTCGATCCCAAGCTGGCGATTTTGGACGAAACGGACAGCGGCCTGGACATCGACGCGCTCAAGATCGTGGGGGCTGGGATCAATGCGATCATGCGCCGTCCCGACAAGGCGGTGCTGCTGATCACCCATTATCAGCGGCTGCTCGATTATGTGAAGCCCGACTATGTGCATGTGCTGGCCGGGGGCCGGATCGTGAAGTCGGGTGGGCCGGAACTGGCGCTGGAACTGGAGCGTGAAGGTTATGCCGAGGTGGTCGCCGCATGA
- a CDS encoding aldose 1-epimerase family protein yields the protein MSDVHSPAADARFSIASPTLTACIDPMGAELLSLKDDAGRDLMTDADPRWWTGHAPLLFPFVGRSRSDVYRLGGRDYPMPQHGFARRSAFTAVEQGDDRLLLRLEADGETRAIYPFDFRLDMAFAVDGATLRMTATVTNRGESAMPFSFGYHPAFAWPLPYGGAVEDHRIIFDQPEPAPIRKVGAEPGLIARETFPSPVDGDTLTPTYALFEGDALIWDDLNSRSLTWGVPGQPRLKIDFPDTPWLGLWQKPGAHYLCVEPWAGMADLVGFTGDVWDKQGILCLLPGDSRSFRMDVTLTQD from the coding sequence TTGTCCGACGTCCATTCGCCCGCCGCCGACGCCCGCTTCTCCATCGCCTCGCCCACGCTCACCGCCTGCATCGATCCCATGGGCGCGGAACTCCTGTCGTTGAAGGACGATGCCGGGCGCGATTTGATGACGGACGCCGACCCGCGCTGGTGGACCGGCCACGCGCCCCTGCTTTTCCCCTTCGTCGGCCGGTCGCGCAGCGACGTCTATCGGCTGGGCGGGCGCGACTATCCGATGCCGCAACATGGCTTCGCCCGCCGCAGCGCCTTCACCGCAGTGGAGCAGGGCGACGACCGGCTGCTGCTGCGGCTGGAGGCGGATGGTGAGACGCGCGCCATCTATCCCTTCGACTTCCGCCTGGACATGGCCTTCGCGGTCGATGGCGCGACCCTGCGCATGACCGCCACCGTCACCAATCGGGGCGAAAGCGCGATGCCCTTCAGCTTCGGCTATCACCCCGCTTTCGCCTGGCCCCTCCCCTATGGCGGCGCGGTCGAGGATCACCGCATCATCTTCGACCAGCCCGAACCCGCGCCCATCCGCAAGGTCGGTGCCGAACCCGGCCTCATCGCCCGTGAAACCTTCCCCTCCCCGGTGGACGGCGACACGCTCACGCCCACCTATGCGCTATTCGAAGGCGACGCCCTGATCTGGGACGACCTCAATAGCCGCTCGCTCACCTGGGGCGTGCCCGGCCAACCGCGCCTCAAGATCGATTTCCCCGACACCCCCTGGCTCGGCCTCTGGCAGAAACCTGGCGCGCATTATCTGTGCGTCGAACCCTGGGCCGGAATGGCCGACCTTGTGGGCTTTACCGGCGATGTCTGGGACAAGCAGGGCATCTTGTGCCTGCTGCCCGGCGACAGCCGATCCTTCCGCATGGACGTGACGCTGACCCAAGACTGA
- a CDS encoding quinone-dependent dihydroorotate dehydrogenase: MSYRLIRPLLFALDAERAHNLSIAALRMMPTPAPLPPDPMLATRVAGLDFPNPVGLAAGYDKEGRVAHKMHGLGFGFTELGTLTPLAQPGNPQPRLFRLVEDRAVINRFGFNNGGQGAAADRIARYRRPIGQRPLIGINIGANKDATAAGRGIADYVTGVTCMAPLADYLTVNISSPNTPGLRALQGRAALDDLLSAVMAARGTQATPIFLKVAPDLEPADVEDIAAACIDHRIDALIVSNTTITRPALRSVHAGEMGGLSGAPLTDLSLDRLRDFRRLLGPRLPLIGVGGIANADQAYARIRAGASLIQLYSALVYEGPYLARRINSGLKALMTRDGVANIADLIGVDA, from the coding sequence ATGTCCTACCGCCTTATCCGCCCCCTGCTGTTCGCCCTGGATGCCGAACGCGCCCATAATCTGTCGATCGCCGCGCTGCGGATGATGCCGACACCCGCACCGCTGCCGCCCGACCCGATGCTGGCGACGCGCGTCGCCGGACTGGACTTCCCCAATCCCGTCGGCCTGGCCGCAGGCTATGACAAGGAAGGGCGCGTCGCGCACAAGATGCATGGCCTGGGCTTCGGTTTCACCGAGCTTGGCACGCTGACGCCGCTGGCCCAGCCGGGCAATCCGCAACCCCGCCTGTTTCGGCTCGTGGAGGACCGCGCCGTCATCAACCGGTTCGGCTTCAACAATGGCGGGCAGGGCGCGGCGGCGGACCGCATCGCCCGCTATCGTCGGCCCATCGGGCAACGACCGCTGATCGGCATCAATATCGGCGCGAACAAGGACGCGACCGCCGCAGGCCGCGGTATCGCCGACTATGTCACCGGCGTCACCTGCATGGCCCCGCTGGCCGATTATCTGACGGTCAACATCTCCTCCCCCAACACGCCGGGCCTGCGCGCTTTGCAAGGGCGGGCGGCGCTGGACGACCTGTTGTCCGCCGTGATGGCCGCGCGCGGCACGCAGGCGACCCCGATCTTCCTGAAGGTCGCCCCGGATCTGGAACCCGCCGATGTCGAAGATATCGCCGCCGCCTGCATCGACCACCGCATCGATGCGCTGATCGTGTCCAACACGACGATCACCCGTCCCGCGCTGCGATCGGTCCATGCCGGGGAAATGGGCGGCCTGTCCGGCGCGCCGCTGACCGATCTGTCGCTCGACCGGCTCCGAGATTTCCGCCGCCTGCTTGGGCCGCGCCTGCCGCTCATTGGTGTCGGCGGCATCGCGAACGCGGATCAGGCCTATGCCCGCATCCGTGCGGGCGCTTCGCTGATCCAGCTCTACAGCGCCCTGGTCTATGAAGGGCCCTATCTGGCGAGGCGCATCAATAGCGGCCTCAAAGCCCTGATGACCCGCGACGGCGTTGCCAACATCGCCGACCTGATCGGCGTCGACGCCTGA
- a CDS encoding SufE family protein: protein MAGMTDLPQLADLQEEYEFLDADDRYRLLIDLGRGLEPMPDALKTDATLVRGCSAAVWVYPTVLEDGRLHFLADSNAAITKGIIALVLLTVQDRAPTDISAADIEGALAPFDLKNQLSSNRTQGIPNMIALIRDTAGRYT from the coding sequence ATGGCGGGCATGACCGACCTGCCCCAACTTGCCGATCTTCAGGAAGAGTATGAATTTCTGGATGCGGACGATCGTTATCGGCTGTTGATCGATCTGGGCCGTGGCCTGGAGCCGATGCCCGATGCGCTCAAGACTGATGCGACGCTGGTGCGGGGCTGTTCGGCGGCGGTGTGGGTCTATCCCACAGTGCTGGAAGACGGACGACTGCATTTCCTGGCCGACAGCAATGCCGCGATCACCAAGGGGATCATTGCGCTGGTGCTGTTGACCGTGCAGGATCGCGCGCCGACGGATATCAGCGCCGCCGATATCGAGGGGGCGCTGGCGCCGTTCGACCTCAAGAACCAGCTGAGTTCCAACCGGACCCAAGGCATTCCCAACATGATCGCGCTGATCCGGGATACGGCTGGCCGCTACACCTGA
- the ggt gene encoding gamma-glutamyltransferase yields the protein MTSRLVGLLAPFALFALAPSPAAIARVPVSTNATVSAADPRAAQAGQEILRKGGSATDAAIAMMLTLNVVEPHNSGIGGGGFLMHHNGATGALESIDGRETAPAAARPDRFIGPDGKPLAFRDAWPGGYSVGVPGNLRMAWDAHKKWGKLPWADLFAPAIRYAQDGFQLGERTATALRATQNIWADFPEIQKLFWVNGAPPPVGTILKNPPLAALFKRIAAEGPDAFYTGENAKLLSAAVTTAPKNPVPMTEADLAAYQAKPRKPVCGHYRIYTVCGMGPASAGGVTVLEILGMVERFPLALWGKDDPRSWHVIGEAMQLAYADRDTWLGDPDFVAVPLTGMIDPAYLKQRSALIRVNKTLSAYKPGTPPGAQPRTASRPQPESGTSHFVAVDRNGDIAAWTSTIESFFGSQLIANGVILNNELTDFSFTPEKNGAPVANRVEPGKRPLSSMSPTVVYDAQGTPIFTVGAAGGKTIIMQVAKALIAHFDWGLSAQDSIAHGLLFFDGNGLVLEQGTSLEAMKTPLEKLGHRVSVNRMGLKANAAERLPDGHWQGAADPRSPGVSLQE from the coding sequence ATGACATCCCGCCTCGTCGGCCTGCTGGCCCCGTTCGCCCTTTTCGCCCTTGCGCCCTCGCCCGCCGCCATCGCCCGCGTGCCAGTATCGACCAACGCCACCGTCTCCGCCGCCGATCCGCGCGCGGCGCAGGCGGGGCAGGAAATCTTGCGCAAGGGCGGCAGCGCCACCGACGCCGCCATCGCGATGATGCTGACCCTGAACGTGGTCGAGCCGCATAATAGCGGCATCGGCGGCGGCGGCTTCCTGATGCATCATAACGGCGCGACCGGCGCGCTCGAATCGATCGACGGCCGCGAAACCGCCCCCGCCGCCGCGCGGCCCGACCGCTTCATCGGCCCGGACGGCAAGCCGCTCGCCTTCCGCGACGCTTGGCCCGGCGGCTATTCGGTCGGCGTGCCGGGCAATCTGCGCATGGCCTGGGACGCGCACAAGAAATGGGGCAAGCTGCCCTGGGCCGATCTGTTCGCCCCCGCCATCCGCTATGCGCAGGACGGCTTCCAACTGGGCGAACGCACCGCCACCGCCCTGCGCGCGACGCAGAATATCTGGGCGGACTTCCCGGAGATCCAGAAGCTCTTCTGGGTGAATGGCGCCCCGCCCCCGGTCGGCACGATCCTCAAAAACCCGCCGCTCGCCGCCCTGTTCAAACGCATCGCGGCAGAGGGGCCGGACGCCTTCTACACCGGCGAGAACGCGAAGCTGCTGAGCGCCGCCGTCACCACCGCGCCCAAAAACCCGGTGCCGATGACGGAAGCGGACCTCGCCGCTTACCAGGCCAAACCGCGCAAGCCCGTCTGCGGACATTATCGCATCTATACTGTCTGCGGCATGGGACCGGCCTCGGCCGGCGGCGTCACCGTGCTGGAAATCCTCGGCATGGTCGAACGCTTCCCGCTCGCCCTATGGGGCAAGGACGATCCGCGCAGCTGGCATGTCATCGGCGAAGCGATGCAGCTCGCCTATGCCGATCGCGACACCTGGCTCGGCGACCCGGACTTCGTGGCCGTGCCGCTCACCGGCATGATCGACCCTGCCTATCTCAAGCAGCGCTCGGCCCTCATCCGCGTCAACAAGACGCTGAGCGCCTATAAACCCGGCACGCCCCCCGGCGCGCAGCCGCGCACCGCCTCACGCCCCCAGCCCGAAAGCGGCACCAGCCATTTCGTCGCGGTCGACCGCAATGGCGACATCGCCGCCTGGACCTCCACCATCGAAAGCTTCTTCGGCAGCCAGCTGATCGCCAACGGCGTGATCCTGAACAACGAACTCACCGATTTCAGCTTCACGCCCGAAAAGAACGGCGCGCCCGTCGCCAATCGCGTGGAGCCGGGCAAGCGCCCCCTCTCCTCCATGTCGCCCACCGTCGTCTATGACGCGCAGGGCACGCCGATCTTCACCGTCGGCGCGGCAGGCGGCAAGACCATCATCATGCAGGTCGCCAAAGCGCTGATCGCCCATTTCGACTGGGGTCTGTCCGCGCAGGATTCGATCGCCCACGGCCTGCTCTTCTTCGACGGCAACGGCCTGGTGCTGGAACAGGGCACATCGCTCGAAGCGATGAAGACCCCGCTGGAAAAACTCGGCCACCGCGTCAGCGTGAACCGCATGGGCCTCAAAGCCAATGCCGCCGAACGACTGCCCGACGGCCACTGGCAAGGCGCCGCCGACCCGCGCAGCCCCGGCGTGTCGTTGCAGGAATAA